From a single Pempheris klunzingeri isolate RE-2024b chromosome 2, fPemKlu1.hap1, whole genome shotgun sequence genomic region:
- the slc25a55a gene encoding solute carrier family 25 member 55a, with protein MSQQQISLPAKLINGGIAGIVGVTCVFPIDLAKTRLQNQRPGQQVYKSMMDCLVKTVRSEGYFGMYRGAAVNLTLVTPEKAIKLAANDFFRHHLAKDGKGLTVFKEMLAGCGAGMCQVIVTTPMEMLKIQLQDAGRLAAAQQQKPVMMSPAKRVATNAMLSRSYNSGTVVSAPRAVSATQIAKELLHTQGIQGLYKGLGATLMRDVPFSIVYFPLFANLNQLGKPSPKESSPIYWAFLSGCVAGSSAAVAVNPCDVVKTRLQSLNKGSNEETYNGVVDCVSKIMRREGPSAFLKGAGCRALVIAPLFGIAQVMYFVGIGEYILDNSPLKLLVA; from the exons ATGTCTCAGCAGCAGATCAG CCTCCCAGCCAAGCTCATTAACGGAGGCATCGCTGGCATAGTTGGGGTTACTTGCGTCTTCCCCATTGACTTGGCAAAGACCAGGTTGCAAAATCAGAGACCAGGCCAGCAGGTCTACAAGAGCAT GATGGACTGCCTTGTCAAGACAGTTCGATCTGAGGGTTACTTTGGAATGTACAGAG gtGCTGCTGTAAATCTGACCCTTGTCACCCCTGAGAAGGCAATCAAGTTGGCTGCTAATGACTTCTTCAGGCATCACTTGGCCAAGGATGG AAAGGGGCTGACGGTGTTCAAAGAGATGCTGGCAGGCTGTGGTGCAGGCATGTGCCAGGTCATAGTCACCACCCCCATGGAAATGCTGAAGATACAGCTCCAGGATGCAGGCAGACTCG CGGCGGCCCAGCAGCAGAAACCAGTCATGATGTCTCCCGCCAAGCGCGTGGCCACCAACGCCATGCTCAGCCGCTCCTACAACTCTGGCACAGTGGTGTCGGCACCACGAGCCGTATCAGCCACACAGATAGCAAAGGAGCTCCTCCATACACAGGGCATCCAGGGACTCTACAAAGGGCTGGGGGCAACACTGATGAG GGATGTTCCCTTTTCTATTGTCTACTTCCCATTGTTCGCTAACCTGAACCAGCTGGGCAAACCCAGCCCCAAAGAGTCGTCGCCCATCTACTGGGCCTTCCTCTCAGGCTGTGTGGCAGGATCTTCTGCGGCTGTCGCTGTCAACCCCTGTGATG tGGTGAAGACCAGACTGCAGTCACTGAACAAAGGGTCCAATGAGGAGACCTACAATGGAGTTGTGGATTGTGTGAG TAAAATAATGCGGAGGGAGGGACCGTCGGCCTTCCTGAAAGGTGCAGGCTGTCGAGCTCTGGTCATCGCTCCTCTGTTCGGCATTGCACAAGTTATGTACTTTGTTGGAATAGGCGAATACATCCTGGACAACTCTCCTCTAAAGCTCCTGGTGGCATGA